A region from the Variovorax sp. V93 genome encodes:
- a CDS encoding amino acid aminotransferase — MSMFTAVEMAPRDPILGLNEQFAADTNPNKVNLGVGVYYDDNGKLPLLQCVQAAEQNMMKTPSARGYLPIDGIVAYDNAVKGLVFGVDSEPVQSGRVATIQAIGGTGGLKVGADFLKKLNPKAKVLISDPSWENHRALFTNAGFEVESYPYYDAARRGINFDGMLAALNTAPAGTIVVLHACCHNPTGYDITPEQWDQVVATVKAKGLVPFLDMAYQGFGYGLKEDGAAVAKFVDAGLTFFVSTSFSKSFSLYGERVGALSVLCENKEEAGRVLSQLKIAIRTNYSNPPIHGGAVVAAVLGNPELRALWEKELGEMRVRIKAMRQKLVDGLKAAGVKEDMSFITTQIGMFSYSGLSKDQMVRLRNEFGVYGTDTGRMCVAALNSKNIDYVCASIAKVI; from the coding sequence ATGTCTATGTTCACCGCGGTCGAAATGGCACCGCGCGACCCGATCCTCGGCCTCAACGAGCAGTTTGCAGCCGATACCAACCCCAACAAGGTCAACCTCGGCGTCGGCGTCTACTACGACGACAACGGCAAGCTGCCGCTTTTGCAGTGCGTGCAGGCCGCCGAACAGAACATGATGAAAACGCCTTCGGCGCGCGGCTACCTGCCGATCGACGGCATCGTGGCGTATGACAACGCAGTCAAGGGCCTGGTCTTCGGCGTCGACAGCGAGCCGGTGCAATCGGGCCGCGTGGCCACCATCCAGGCCATCGGCGGCACCGGCGGCCTCAAGGTCGGCGCCGACTTCCTGAAGAAGCTCAACCCCAAGGCCAAGGTGCTGATCAGCGACCCGAGCTGGGAAAACCACCGCGCCCTGTTCACCAACGCGGGCTTCGAAGTCGAAAGCTATCCCTACTACGACGCCGCCAGGCGCGGCATCAACTTCGACGGCATGCTGGCCGCCCTGAACACAGCGCCGGCCGGCACCATCGTCGTGCTGCACGCCTGCTGCCACAACCCGACCGGCTATGACATCACGCCCGAGCAGTGGGACCAGGTCGTCGCCACGGTCAAGGCCAAGGGCCTGGTGCCCTTCCTCGACATGGCCTACCAGGGCTTCGGCTACGGCCTGAAGGAAGACGGCGCCGCCGTGGCCAAGTTCGTCGATGCGGGCCTGACCTTCTTCGTCTCGACCTCGTTCTCGAAGAGCTTCAGCCTGTATGGCGAACGCGTGGGCGCCCTCTCGGTGCTGTGCGAGAACAAGGAAGAAGCCGGCCGCGTGCTGTCGCAACTCAAGATCGCGATCCGCACCAACTACAGCAACCCGCCGATCCACGGCGGCGCCGTGGTGGCCGCGGTGCTCGGCAACCCCGAACTGCGCGCTCTGTGGGAAAAGGAACTCGGCGAGATGCGCGTGCGCATCAAGGCCATGCGCCAGAAGCTGGTCGACGGCCTCAAGGCCGCCGGCGTGAAGGAAGACATGAGCTTCATCACCACCCAGATCGGCATGTTCAGCTACTCGGGTCTCAGCAAGGACCAGATGGTGCGCCTGCGCAATGAATTCGGCGTGTACGGCACCGACACCGGCCGCATGTGCGTGGCCGCGCTCAACAGCAAGAACATCGACTACGTCTGCGCGTCGATCGCCAAGGTCATCTAG
- a CDS encoding polyhydroxyalkanoate depolymerase: MLYQLYEAQRSLMEPFSDFAQAASKLYGQGAVWGQLPMAQRMAAGYDLLYRLGKDYEKPEFNIKSVKVEGEDVVIQEAVELDKPFCELRRFKRFTDEPHILKTLKSQPVVLIVAPLSGHYATLLRDTVRTMLQDHKVYITDWKNARLVPLSEGEFHLDDYINYVQEFIRRLQAEYGNCHVVSVCQPTVPVLAAVSLMASRGEPLPLTMTMMGGPIDARKSPTAVNNLAMNKSFEWFENNVIYRVPQGFPGEGRRVYPGFLQHTGFVAMNPDRHASSHYDYFKDLIKGDDASAEAHRKFYDEYNAVLDMDADYYLDTIRTVFQEFELVNGTWDVRNPKGQIERVRPQDIHSTALLTVEGELDDISGSGQTEAAHSLCTGIADSQREHYEVKGAGHYGIFSGRRWRELVYPKVQKFIAAHDQPQRRAGARESLPAEDRIKPGRNTAAVAATKSTSARKAVAAAPAKKPAARRK, encoded by the coding sequence ATGCTCTATCAACTCTACGAAGCCCAGCGTTCCCTCATGGAGCCGTTCTCGGACTTCGCGCAAGCGGCTTCCAAGCTTTATGGCCAGGGCGCAGTGTGGGGCCAGTTGCCCATGGCCCAGCGCATGGCTGCGGGCTACGACCTGCTCTACCGCCTGGGCAAGGACTACGAGAAGCCCGAGTTCAACATCAAGTCCGTGAAGGTCGAGGGCGAAGACGTGGTCATCCAGGAGGCCGTCGAACTCGACAAGCCCTTCTGCGAGCTGCGCCGCTTCAAGCGCTTCACCGACGAGCCGCACATCCTCAAGACGCTCAAGAGCCAGCCCGTCGTGCTGATCGTGGCGCCGCTGTCGGGCCACTACGCCACGCTGCTGCGCGACACGGTGCGCACCATGCTGCAGGACCACAAGGTCTACATCACCGACTGGAAGAATGCGCGCCTCGTGCCGCTGTCGGAAGGCGAGTTCCACCTGGACGACTACATCAACTACGTGCAGGAATTCATCCGCCGCCTGCAGGCCGAATACGGCAACTGCCACGTCGTGAGCGTGTGCCAGCCGACCGTGCCGGTGCTGGCCGCCGTGTCGCTGATGGCCAGCCGCGGCGAGCCGCTGCCCCTCACCATGACGATGATGGGCGGCCCGATCGATGCGCGCAAGTCGCCCACCGCGGTGAACAACCTTGCGATGAACAAGAGCTTCGAGTGGTTCGAGAACAACGTGATCTACCGCGTGCCGCAGGGCTTCCCGGGCGAAGGCCGCCGCGTGTACCCGGGCTTCCTGCAGCACACGGGCTTCGTGGCCATGAACCCCGACCGCCACGCCTCCAGCCACTACGACTACTTCAAGGACCTCATCAAGGGCGACGACGCCAGCGCCGAGGCCCACCGCAAGTTCTATGACGAGTACAACGCCGTGCTCGACATGGACGCCGATTACTACCTGGACACCATCCGCACCGTGTTCCAGGAGTTCGAACTCGTGAACGGCACCTGGGACGTCAGGAACCCGAAGGGCCAGATCGAACGCGTGCGTCCGCAGGACATCCATTCGACCGCCCTGCTCACGGTCGAGGGCGAGCTCGACGACATTTCGGGCTCGGGCCAGACCGAGGCCGCGCACAGCCTGTGCACCGGCATTGCCGATTCGCAGCGCGAGCACTATGAAGTCAAGGGCGCGGGCCACTACGGCATCTTCAGCGGCCGCCGCTGGCGCGAACTGGTCTACCCCAAGGTGCAGAAATTCATCGCGGCCCACGACCAGCCCCAGCGCCGCGCCGGCGCACGCGAAAGCCTGCCGGCCGAAGACCGGATCAAGCCGGGCCGGAACACGGCGGCCGTTGCAGCCACGAAGAGCACCTCGGCCAGGAAAGCGGTGGCGGCTGCCCCTGCCAAGAAGCCCGCGGCACGCAGGAAGTGA